One Thermodesulfobacteriota bacterium DNA window includes the following coding sequences:
- a CDS encoding FAD-binding oxidoreductase, with the protein MKIKEELSKIVGEENVNCSMEERLKYSKDYSLTPPCVPEAVAYPKDANEVSEIVKWCNKNGIPIVPVSSKIHFYGATVPTLGGIVVDLSRMSKIHEIDTENRFVRFEPGVSWGVLVHELKKKGMRVIMPLTPPAERSPLTDCLEREIPTNVVYDYGEPMQSVEVVWPQGHIFRCGSASVEGFPNSKSRGVNPSGPGIDFYRFIQGAQGTFGIVTWMSMKIESIPKIDKVYFGPTKDLPYTIEFLYRILPRRIGQECLLLNNVSFSLILSERIPEDFENLRKELPPWTLILTISGLLRRPEEKIAYEEKFLNEVLRNEFPKMELKEVLGGFPNLGERMLKILREPYPAQKKHWKIALKGGCQSLFFITKPYKAPMFIDIVDSVAMKFEYPPSMIGKYIQPIEHNRACHVEFNFFFNPEDEEEKQTVKKIFLEASRIIMDNGGFFTRPYGDLSKIVYERAASYTMTLKRLKKIFDPNNIMNPGKLCF; encoded by the coding sequence ATGAAGATTAAGGAGGAACTGTCAAAAATTGTGGGTGAAGAGAATGTAAATTGTTCAATGGAAGAAAGGCTTAAATACTCCAAAGATTATAGCCTTACCCCCCCTTGCGTTCCAGAAGCTGTCGCTTATCCAAAAGATGCCAATGAGGTAAGCGAAATAGTAAAATGGTGTAACAAGAACGGGATTCCAATTGTTCCTGTAAGCTCGAAGATCCACTTTTACGGGGCTACTGTCCCGACTCTCGGAGGTATCGTCGTTGATCTCTCCAGAATGTCTAAGATCCACGAGATAGATACGGAAAACAGGTTTGTACGGTTTGAGCCAGGTGTTAGTTGGGGGGTGCTCGTTCATGAGTTAAAAAAGAAAGGCATGAGGGTTATTATGCCTCTTACCCCGCCTGCCGAGAGATCTCCCCTTACCGATTGTCTTGAGCGGGAAATTCCAACAAACGTAGTTTATGATTATGGCGAGCCTATGCAGTCAGTGGAGGTCGTCTGGCCACAGGGTCATATCTTTAGATGTGGTTCTGCAAGCGTTGAAGGCTTTCCAAATTCAAAATCAAGGGGTGTCAATCCCTCCGGACCTGGTATCGATTTTTATCGGTTTATTCAGGGAGCACAAGGCACATTCGGGATAGTTACCTGGATGAGTATGAAGATCGAATCGATTCCAAAGATCGATAAGGTCTATTTTGGACCCACGAAAGATTTGCCGTACACGATAGAGTTTCTTTATAGGATTCTTCCGCGGAGAATAGGACAGGAATGCCTTTTACTTAACAACGTCAGTTTTTCCCTGATCCTTTCTGAGAGAATACCGGAGGATTTTGAAAATTTAAGAAAGGAGTTACCACCCTGGACGCTTATTCTCACGATAAGCGGACTTTTGCGCAGGCCAGAAGAAAAGATAGCTTACGAGGAAAAATTCTTAAATGAGGTCTTAAGGAACGAGTTTCCTAAAATGGAACTCAAAGAGGTTTTGGGAGGTTTTCCGAATTTAGGAGAGAGGATGCTTAAGATCCTAAGGGAGCCATATCCGGCTCAGAAGAAACACTGGAAGATTGCGCTAAAAGGGGGTTGCCAAAGTTTATTTTTCATAACGAAACCGTATAAGGCGCCGATGTTTATCGATATCGTCGATTCCGTGGCCATGAAATTCGAATATCCCCCTTCCATGATTGGAAAATACATCCAGCCCATTGAGCACAACAGAGCCTGTCACGTGGAGTTCAACTTTTTCTTCAACCCTGAAGATGAAGAAGAAAAACAAACTGTGAAAAAGATTTTCCTTGAGGCTTCAAGAATAATCATGGACAACGGTGGCTTTTTCACAAGACCTTACGGAGATCTGAGTAAAATTGTCTACGAAAGAGCGGCAAGCTATACAATGACCCTCAAAAGGCTAAAGAAGATATTCGACCCGAATAACATAATGAATCCTGGTAAGCTCTGTTTTTAA
- the purF gene encoding amidophosphoribosyltransferase produces MCGIFGIFNHKYASNMVYLGLHALQHRGQESSGIAASNGTGMTYHKAMGLVSDAYTGEIIKKLSGHSAIGHVRYSTAGTTSLSNAQPLVIEYSYGSLAIAHNGNLINASILRQKLELRGSIFQSTTDSEVIIHLMAISRKKTTVERLIDALKKVNGSYSLLLLTNSELIAARDPYGIRPLVMGRLKDSYVFASESCAFDLIGARYEREVNPGEIILVTQNEVRSFYPFKKVKPRNCIFEYIYFARPDSTVFGRSVYVVRKSLGKQLAKETHVDVDMVIPIPDSGIGAAIGYAHEVNLPFELGLIRNHYVGRTFIEPEERIRHFGVRLKLNPVYQAVKGKRIVVIDDSIVRATTGRKVIRMLRDCGAKEIHFRVSSPPVTHPCFYGIDTPSRKELIASSHDLEEIRKYMGTDTLEYLSVEGMKKAVTETGDSKEYTFCDACFTGRYPIKFPCQMTLEDVEALAGKRRQLNNKKALSLVSARG; encoded by the coding sequence ATGTGCGGAATATTCGGGATTTTTAACCATAAGTATGCATCCAATATGGTCTATCTTGGTCTACATGCCCTCCAGCACCGGGGACAGGAAAGCTCAGGTATCGCAGCGTCGAATGGAACAGGCATGACATATCATAAGGCGATGGGGCTTGTCTCGGATGCGTACACAGGGGAGATAATAAAAAAGCTCTCAGGACATTCCGCTATCGGACATGTGAGATACTCTACAGCCGGAACAACAAGTCTTTCTAATGCCCAACCGCTTGTTATCGAATACTCTTATGGTTCACTCGCCATTGCCCACAACGGAAACCTAATAAACGCATCTATCCTGAGACAGAAGCTTGAACTTAGAGGTTCCATATTCCAATCTACGACCGACTCAGAGGTGATCATCCATCTCATGGCTATATCCAGAAAGAAAACAACAGTGGAAAGACTGATCGATGCTTTAAAAAAGGTAAACGGATCATACTCTCTTCTTTTGCTCACAAACTCCGAACTCATAGCCGCAAGGGATCCTTATGGCATAAGGCCCCTTGTTATGGGAAGACTCAAAGATTCATACGTTTTTGCAAGCGAAAGTTGCGCCTTCGACTTAATAGGTGCCAGGTACGAGAGGGAGGTAAACCCGGGGGAGATAATCCTTGTTACGCAAAACGAGGTCCGCTCATTTTACCCTTTCAAAAAGGTCAAACCCAGAAACTGCATATTTGAGTACATATACTTCGCAAGGCCTGATAGTACCGTCTTTGGAAGGTCCGTATACGTTGTAAGGAAGTCTTTAGGCAAACAGCTCGCAAAAGAGACGCATGTGGACGTGGATATGGTTATTCCTATTCCGGATTCCGGAATCGGTGCCGCAATAGGCTACGCCCATGAGGTCAATCTTCCGTTCGAGCTTGGGCTTATAAGGAACCACTACGTTGGGAGAACCTTCATAGAGCCTGAAGAAAGGATTAGACATTTCGGGGTAAGGCTGAAACTTAACCCTGTTTATCAGGCGGTTAAAGGAAAGAGGATCGTTGTCATAGACGATTCTATAGTCAGGGCAACAACTGGAAGAAAAGTAATAAGAATGCTGCGGGACTGTGGGGCTAAGGAGATTCATTTCCGAGTGAGTTCACCTCCAGTTACCCATCCTTGTTTTTACGGAATAGACACACCGTCAAGAAAAGAGCTTATAGCTTCATCCCACGATTTGGAAGAGATAAGGAAGTACATGGGGACCGACACTCTCGAGTATTTGAGTGTGGAGGGCATGAAGAAGGCTGTAACCGAGACAGGAGATTCAAAGGAATACACATTCTGTGATGCTTGCTTTACTGGGAGGTATCCTATTAAATTTCCGTGTCAAATGACTCTCGAAGACGTAGAAGCACTGGCTGGAAAAAGGCGGCAACTAAACAATAAAAAGGCTTTATCTTTAGTTTCCGCGAGAGGGTAA
- a CDS encoding transglycosylase SLT domain-containing protein, protein MFVPPFILPLLLFTFFFTTNVTEAQGHKALASLGSLASERKDQEERLSTLGESQNTSYLTLSDPQQSDVVATPEEGDIRSLLEEKLPEEFDIPIVFNEAVEYFINYFTTVKRKVFANWLKRSEKYVPFMRQILKEEGLPEDLVYLAMIESGFNPKAYSPAKACGPWQFIYKTGERYGLKVNYWIDERRDPEKSTVAAARYLKDLFNQFGCWYLAAASYNVGEKKVERILEQHNTKDIWEIIKYNSLPKETREYIPKLIAAAIIAKNPEAFGFEKVNYGNPVNFAKFVVPRATPLKNIARAAGVSLETVKSLNPEILRGITPPDREFVIKLPKEVDEQTFYEKISELASREKKVKGYFAYRVKKTDTLHKISTTYGVPKETLCLWNSDRESMRIKPGNIIYIPRFAAEKEIAHLGKERPGTKLAHYRKKGKPGATSKRIIYYRVKKGDTLSLISKRHGVALHSIKSFNNLRGDRIVPGMIIKIPVEKG, encoded by the coding sequence ATGTTTGTTCCCCCTTTTATCCTTCCTCTTCTTCTTTTTACTTTTTTCTTTACTACCAATGTTACAGAGGCCCAAGGACACAAGGCATTAGCTTCCCTGGGATCGCTGGCTTCCGAAAGGAAAGATCAAGAAGAACGGCTATCGACATTGGGAGAAAGCCAAAACACTTCTTACCTTACTTTGAGCGACCCCCAGCAATCGGATGTCGTGGCAACCCCGGAAGAAGGTGACATACGAAGTCTTCTTGAAGAAAAACTACCGGAAGAGTTCGATATTCCTATTGTCTTCAACGAAGCCGTAGAGTATTTCATAAACTATTTCACCACTGTAAAACGTAAGGTATTTGCCAATTGGCTAAAAAGATCGGAAAAGTACGTTCCTTTCATGAGACAGATTCTCAAGGAGGAGGGCCTTCCAGAAGATCTCGTTTATCTTGCGATGATCGAGAGCGGGTTTAATCCCAAGGCCTACTCCCCTGCCAAAGCCTGCGGTCCTTGGCAGTTTATATATAAAACTGGCGAAAGGTACGGTCTCAAAGTAAATTACTGGATCGATGAAAGAAGGGACCCTGAAAAATCCACTGTTGCCGCCGCTAGATACCTCAAGGACCTTTTCAATCAGTTCGGTTGCTGGTATCTTGCAGCAGCATCGTACAATGTTGGGGAAAAAAAGGTAGAAAGGATTTTAGAACAGCATAACACAAAAGACATCTGGGAGATAATAAAATATAACAGTTTGCCAAAAGAGACTAGAGAATACATACCTAAGCTTATAGCGGCCGCCATCATAGCCAAAAACCCCGAAGCTTTTGGGTTCGAAAAGGTAAATTATGGAAACCCTGTAAATTTCGCTAAATTCGTCGTACCCCGCGCAACCCCGCTAAAAAATATAGCTAGGGCTGCGGGTGTGAGTCTCGAGACCGTAAAATCCTTAAACCCCGAAATTCTGCGCGGTATCACCCCCCCTGACAGAGAGTTCGTGATTAAATTACCAAAGGAAGTGGATGAGCAGACGTTTTATGAAAAAATATCCGAGCTTGCCTCTCGAGAGAAAAAGGTGAAAGGGTATTTCGCATACAGGGTAAAAAAGACAGATACGCTCCATAAGATATCAACAACATATGGGGTACCAAAAGAGACATTGTGTCTTTGGAATAGCGACAGGGAAAGTATGAGGATAAAACCGGGAAATATCATATATATCCCTAGGTTCGCAGCCGAGAAGGAGATTGCGCATCTTGGAAAAGAAAGACCTGGTACGAAGCTCGCCCATTACAGAAAAAAAGGAAAGCCTGGTGCGACTTCCAAAAGGATCATCTATTACAGAGTAAAAAAGGGCGATACTCTCTCTCTGATCTCAAAACGTCACGGTGTGGCTTTACATTCAATAAAATCTTTTAATAATCTTAGAGGTGACAGGATCGTTCCCGGTATGATTATCAAAATACCGGTCGAGAAAGGATAG